Within Dehalococcoidia bacterium, the genomic segment AAGGGGCTGGTGGTCAATATCAATGACGCCAAAGAAGCTATCCGCGAATCGATTCGCAAGGCTGAACAGGCGTGCAACATCAGGGTGGAGTCGGCTTATGTCGGCGTGACCGGCCGGCATGTTTCTTCCACCAACAACCGGGGCGTGGTAGCTATCACCCGCAACGACAGACTGGTAAGGCCGGACGACCTCAAGCGCGTTATGACCACCGCGCAGAGCGTCAAGGTCCCCCAGGACAGGAGGCTGCTGCACGTCATACCGCGTAACTACGCGGTGGACGGCCAGCCGGGAGTCAAAAATCCGGTGGGCATGCATGGTTTCCGCCTGGACGTGGAGACCCACATCATCACGGCGGCCGCCAACTCGATACAGAACCTGGTCAAGTGCGTCCGCAGCATCGGTCTCGACATCGACGACCTGGTGCTTGAGCCGCTGGCTTCATCCGAAGCCGTGCTCACCGAAGATGAGCGCCAGGCGGGCGTGGCCATTGCCGACATCGGCGGCGGCACCACCGACATCTGTGTCTTTAAGGAAGGCAGCATCTATCACACCGCCATACTCCCGGTGGCCGGCTACCAGCTCACCCGCGATGTGGCCATCGGCCTGGGCCTGCCCTTCGAGGTGGCCGAAGAAATGAAGAAACGCTACGGCAGCGTCATGTCGGTCTATGAAAACAAGATGGCCGGCAGCACGCCTATCTCCGAGGACGGCCACGGCATCTCCTATCAGGACCTGTGCGATATCCTGCACGCCCGCGTGGAAGAAATTCTGCGCCTGGTGCTGCTGGAACTCCCCGGCTCCGATTACGAATCTGTCATCCCGGCCGGCCTGGTGCTCACCGGCGGCAGCTCCAACCTCTCGGGCATCGAGACCCTCGGCTGCGAGGTCCTCAAGCTACCTGTGCGCGTCGGTTGCCCGCTGCACATCACCGGCATCACCGACTCGCTGCGCGACCCGGCCTATGCCACCGGTGTCGGCCTGCTCCTTTGGGGGGCCAAGCATCCCGCGCGCCGCACCCAGGAATGGAACGGTGGCGGATTTACGGGACGTCTGCGCAATATGGCTAGCAGACTGGCTTCCTTATTCTCTGGCAAATAATAAATAAAAGAAGGAATATAAGGAGAAAAAAATGGCAAAGACGAGTTTTGTCCCCAATGGAGCCAGGATCAAGGTTTTCGGATGCGGCGGCGGCGGCAGCAACGCCATCACCCGCATGGTGCGTGAAGAAATACAGGGCGTAGAGTTCATCGCCGTAAACACCGATGCCCAAGCCCTGGCAATCACCGAATCCCCTGTCAGGATGCAAATAGGCGAGAAGCTGACCCGCGGTTTGGGCGCCGGCGGCGACCATAACACCGGCCAGAAAGCTGCCGAAGAGAGCCGCGATGAAATCAAGGAAATGGTAACCGGCGCCGATATGGTCTTCGTGACTGCCGGCATGGGCGGCGGCACCGGTACCGGCGCGGCCCCGGTTATCGCCCAGATATCCAAGGAATCTGGTGCCCTGACCATTGCCGTGGTCACCAAGCCTTTCTCTTTCGAAGGCACCCATCGCATGCAGGTCGCTATGGACGGCATCAGCCGCCTGCTGGGCAAGGTCGATACTCTCATCATCATCCCCAACGACAGATTACTCGACCTGTGCGACCCCAAGACCGGCGTAGACACCGCCTTCAAGATGGCCGATGACGTGCTGCGCCACGGCGTGCAGGCTATCTCCGAGGTCATTACCGTACCCGGCATGATTAACCTGGACTTCGCGGATGTAAAGGCTGTCATGAAGGATGCCGGCCCCGCCTGGATGTCCATCGGCCGCGGCACCGGCAAGAACCGCGCCGTGGATGCCGCCAGAGCGGCGCTAGCCAGCCCTCTGCTGGATGTGACCATCGAAGGCTCCAAGGGTGTGCTCTTCAACGTGGTCGGCGGCGCCGACCTCACCCTCTTTGAAGTCAACGAAGCCGCTGAGGTTATCAAGCAGGCCGTCGACCCCGACGCCAACATCATCTTCGGCGTGGCGTCCGATTCGGCCATGGGCAGCGAGGTGCGCATCACCCTTATCGCCACCGGTTTCGTCAACAAGACCGAAGTCGATACCAAGGAAGACGACGAGTTCACCAAGAAGCTCAGGAATATCAAGACCGAGGACGAGTTGGATGTGCCTTCCTTCCTGCGCCGCTGGAACCGCCCGATATCCAACCGCCAGGCCATCCCGGCGGACAAGGTAACCCGCCCGCAGATGCGCTCCTACAACCCGTAATTTATAAAGACGGACTCTCAGA encodes:
- the ftsZ gene encoding cell division protein FtsZ, whose amino-acid sequence is MAKTSFVPNGARIKVFGCGGGGSNAITRMVREEIQGVEFIAVNTDAQALAITESPVRMQIGEKLTRGLGAGGDHNTGQKAAEESRDEIKEMVTGADMVFVTAGMGGGTGTGAAPVIAQISKESGALTIAVVTKPFSFEGTHRMQVAMDGISRLLGKVDTLIIIPNDRLLDLCDPKTGVDTAFKMADDVLRHGVQAISEVITVPGMINLDFADVKAVMKDAGPAWMSIGRGTGKNRAVDAARAALASPLLDVTIEGSKGVLFNVVGGADLTLFEVNEAAEVIKQAVDPDANIIFGVASDSAMGSEVRITLIATGFVNKTEVDTKEDDEFTKKLRNIKTEDELDVPSFLRRWNRPISNRQAIPADKVTRPQMRSYNP
- the ftsA gene encoding cell division protein FtsA, encoding MSRKSTITAIDVGTTKIATIIAEQDNGGVRVVGVGITPSYGMHKGLVVNINDAKEAIRESIRKAEQACNIRVESAYVGVTGRHVSSTNNRGVVAITRNDRLVRPDDLKRVMTTAQSVKVPQDRRLLHVIPRNYAVDGQPGVKNPVGMHGFRLDVETHIITAAANSIQNLVKCVRSIGLDIDDLVLEPLASSEAVLTEDERQAGVAIADIGGGTTDICVFKEGSIYHTAILPVAGYQLTRDVAIGLGLPFEVAEEMKKRYGSVMSVYENKMAGSTPISEDGHGISYQDLCDILHARVEEILRLVLLELPGSDYESVIPAGLVLTGGSSNLSGIETLGCEVLKLPVRVGCPLHITGITDSLRDPAYATGVGLLLWGAKHPARRTQEWNGGGFTGRLRNMASRLASLFSGK